A genomic window from Streptomyces sp. NBC_00234 includes:
- a CDS encoding SDR family oxidoreductase gives MTTVEEAEAAEDPNGANRPGTGTGPPRPVPGHRLLAGRTAVVTAAAGTGIGGATARRFLEEGARIVIGDAHARRLKETERALAEEFGPDRVASQPCDVTDEDQVQALFAHAEQTHGGLDIVVNNAGLGGTAELTEMTDDQWSTVLDVTLNGTFRCTRAALRSLKASGRGGVLVNNASVIGWRAQTGQAHYAAAKAGVMALTRCAAVEAAAYGVRVNAVAPSLAMHPHLVKVTSAPLLAELTEKEAFGRYAEPWEIANVIVFLASGYSSYMTGEVVSVSSQHA, from the coding sequence ATGACCACCGTCGAGGAAGCGGAAGCCGCGGAAGACCCGAACGGCGCGAACCGGCCGGGCACCGGCACCGGGCCGCCCCGCCCCGTACCGGGACACCGGCTGCTGGCCGGCCGCACAGCCGTCGTCACGGCAGCCGCGGGCACGGGAATCGGCGGCGCCACCGCACGCAGATTCCTGGAGGAGGGCGCACGGATCGTCATCGGCGACGCACACGCCCGGCGGCTCAAGGAGACCGAGCGGGCACTCGCCGAGGAGTTCGGTCCCGACCGGGTCGCCTCGCAGCCCTGCGACGTCACCGACGAGGACCAGGTCCAGGCCCTCTTCGCCCACGCCGAACAGACCCACGGCGGCCTCGACATCGTCGTCAACAACGCAGGGCTCGGCGGCACCGCCGAACTCACCGAGATGACCGACGACCAGTGGTCCACGGTCCTCGACGTCACCCTGAACGGCACCTTCCGCTGCACCCGTGCCGCCCTGCGCTCACTGAAGGCATCGGGCCGCGGCGGCGTCCTCGTCAACAACGCCTCCGTGATCGGCTGGCGCGCCCAGACCGGCCAGGCCCACTACGCCGCCGCCAAGGCGGGCGTCATGGCGCTCACCCGCTGCGCGGCCGTCGAGGCCGCCGCCTACGGCGTCCGCGTCAACGCGGTCGCCCCCAGCCTCGCCATGCACCCGCACCTGGTGAAGGTCACCTCCGCGCCCCTGCTGGCGGAGCTCACCGAGAAGGAGGCCTTCGGCCGGTACGCCGAGCCCTGGGAGATCGCCAACGTCATCGTCTTCCTCGCGAGCGGCTACTCCTCGTACATGACGGGCGAGGTCGTCTCCGTCAGCAGTCAGCATGCCTGA
- a CDS encoding acyl-CoA dehydrogenase family protein, whose translation MDLSHTAAEHAFRAEAREWLRDRVPSRPLPSLETAEGFAAHREWEARLYADRWSVVSWPAEYGGRSADIFGWLAFEEEYYAAGAPGRVSQNGINLLAPTLFDHGTAAQRARILPPMASGEVIWAQAWSEPESGSDLASLRSRAVRTDGGWLLTGQKTWSSRAAFADRAFGIFRTDPGAAKPHHGLTYLMFDLSAPGVTVRPVGRLDGKPAFAELFLDEVFVPDEDIIGEPGQGWRIAMSATGSERGLTLRSPGRFLAAADRLAALWRTHGDPSDTGLRDRVADAVVGARAYQLFTCAHASRFAAGDTIGAESSLNKVFWSEYDIALHETALDLLGPDAELADGEWAQGYLFALAGPLYAGTNEIQRDIIAERLLGLPKGRR comes from the coding sequence ATGGATCTGTCGCACACCGCCGCGGAGCACGCCTTCCGCGCCGAGGCCCGGGAGTGGCTGCGGGACCGGGTCCCGTCCCGCCCCCTGCCCTCGCTGGAGACGGCCGAGGGCTTCGCGGCCCACCGGGAGTGGGAGGCGCGGCTGTACGCGGACCGCTGGTCGGTCGTCTCCTGGCCCGCGGAGTACGGGGGGCGGAGCGCCGACATCTTCGGATGGCTCGCCTTCGAGGAGGAGTACTACGCGGCGGGCGCGCCCGGCCGGGTCTCGCAGAACGGCATCAACCTCCTCGCCCCGACCCTCTTCGACCACGGCACGGCCGCGCAGCGGGCCCGGATCCTGCCGCCGATGGCGAGCGGCGAGGTGATCTGGGCGCAGGCGTGGTCCGAGCCGGAGTCCGGCTCGGACCTGGCCTCGCTGCGTTCGCGCGCCGTGCGCACGGACGGCGGCTGGCTGCTGACGGGCCAGAAGACCTGGTCCTCGCGGGCCGCGTTCGCCGACCGGGCCTTCGGGATCTTCCGTACGGACCCGGGGGCCGCGAAGCCCCATCACGGGCTGACGTATCTGATGTTCGACCTGTCGGCGCCCGGGGTCACGGTCCGGCCCGTGGGGCGGCTGGACGGCAAGCCGGCGTTCGCCGAACTCTTCCTCGACGAGGTGTTCGTGCCCGACGAGGACATCATCGGGGAGCCCGGCCAGGGCTGGCGGATCGCCATGTCGGCGACGGGCAGCGAGCGGGGGCTGACCCTGCGCTCCCCCGGCCGCTTCCTGGCCGCCGCGGACCGGCTGGCCGCGCTGTGGCGTACGCACGGCGACCCGTCGGACACCGGGCTGCGGGACCGGGTCGCGGACGCGGTGGTGGGGGCGCGCGCGTACCAGCTGTTCACCTGCGCGCACGCGTCGCGCTTCGCGGCGGGAGACACGATCGGCGCGGAGTCGAGCCTGAACAAGGTGTTCTGGTCCGAGTACGACATCGCGCTGCACGAGACGGCGCTCGACCTGCTGGGCCCGGACGCGGAGCTCGCGGACGGCGAGTGGGCGCAGGGGTACCTCTTCGCTCTCGCCGGCCCCCTCTACGCGGGCACGAACGAGATCCAGCGCGACATCATCGCCGAGCGGCTGCTCGGCCTGCCGAAGGGGCGGCGCTGA
- a CDS encoding acyl-CoA dehydrogenase family protein produces MRFLLDDEQREFGRSLDAMLGAAGTPAAVRAWGAGDHRPGLTLWSRLAEAGVFALAVPEAYGGVGPLPVELAVSFVELGRHAVPGPVVETVAASVLLSVTGGPAAKDWLPRLADGTASATLRLDGPYALDADVADAVFTVCGEELWLASGPGPFSASADPARRLFSPDSGGTLLARGPRVAEGAAAAADWAAFVTAAQALGVGESLLRSTVAYVKQRTQFGAAVGSFQAVKHRLADTLTALEFARPLLYGAAMSLAEPDARPRTGADVAAAKLAAGEAAYAAARTALQLHGAVGYTEELDLALWLRKARPLRDAWGAPGACRARVLAG; encoded by the coding sequence ATGCGATTCCTGCTCGACGACGAACAACGGGAGTTCGGCCGGTCGCTGGACGCGATGCTCGGTGCCGCCGGCACGCCCGCGGCGGTACGGGCGTGGGGCGCCGGGGACCACCGGCCCGGGCTGACCCTGTGGTCGCGGCTCGCGGAGGCCGGGGTGTTCGCGCTCGCGGTGCCGGAGGCGTACGGGGGCGTGGGGCCGCTGCCGGTCGAACTCGCCGTCTCCTTCGTGGAGCTGGGCCGGCACGCGGTTCCCGGTCCGGTGGTGGAGACGGTCGCCGCCTCGGTGCTGCTGAGCGTGACCGGCGGCCCCGCGGCGAAGGACTGGCTGCCCCGGCTGGCCGACGGCACGGCTTCGGCGACCCTGCGCCTGGACGGGCCGTACGCGCTGGACGCGGACGTGGCGGACGCCGTGTTCACGGTGTGCGGGGAGGAGCTGTGGCTGGCGTCCGGGCCGGGGCCGTTCAGCGCCTCCGCGGACCCCGCGCGACGACTGTTCTCGCCGGACAGCGGGGGAACGCTGCTGGCCCGCGGCCCGCGGGTGGCCGAGGGGGCCGCGGCGGCGGCCGACTGGGCGGCCTTCGTGACGGCCGCCCAGGCGCTGGGTGTCGGGGAGTCGTTGCTGCGCTCCACGGTGGCGTACGTGAAGCAGCGGACCCAGTTCGGTGCGGCCGTCGGGTCCTTCCAGGCCGTCAAGCACCGGCTGGCCGACACGTTGACCGCGCTGGAGTTCGCCCGGCCGCTGCTGTACGGGGCGGCGATGTCGCTGGCGGAGCCGGACGCCCGCCCCCGGACCGGGGCGGATGTCGCGGCGGCCAAGCTGGCGGCGGGCGAGGCGGCGTACGCGGCGGCCCGCACCGCGCTCCAGCTGCACGGTGCGGTGGGCTACACGGAGGAACTGGACCTCGCACTGTGGCTGCGCAAGGCACGGCCGCTGCGGGACGCGTGGGGGGCTCCTGGGGCGTGCCGGGCCCGGGTGCTCGCGGGGTGA
- a CDS encoding pyridoxamine 5'-phosphate oxidase family protein, whose product MTSSSWADFRTAEPAFAETVQKRFQLYKHHVLATLRKDGSPRVTGLEVDFRFDELLFGMMPNSRKALDLRRDPRFGVQANPGPDAEMADGDVRISGRAVEITDPEMLARFIEDANPPQPFHLFRTELTEVVHTGLEGGDTLVVQVWRPGLPLRTVRRTNEESPAT is encoded by the coding sequence ATGACATCGAGTTCGTGGGCAGATTTCAGGACGGCGGAGCCGGCGTTCGCCGAGACCGTGCAGAAGCGGTTCCAGCTGTACAAGCACCATGTCCTGGCGACCCTCCGCAAGGACGGATCCCCCCGGGTCACCGGCCTCGAAGTGGACTTCCGCTTCGACGAGCTGCTGTTCGGCATGATGCCGAACTCCCGCAAGGCGCTGGACCTGCGGCGGGACCCGAGGTTCGGGGTGCAGGCCAACCCGGGACCCGACGCGGAGATGGCGGACGGCGACGTCCGGATCTCCGGCCGCGCGGTGGAGATCACCGACCCGGAGATGCTGGCGCGCTTCATCGAGGACGCGAACCCGCCGCAGCCGTTCCACCTGTTCCGCACGGAACTGACGGAGGTGGTCCACACGGGCCTGGAGGGCGGCGACACCCTGGTCGTACAGGTGTGGCGCCCGGGCCTGCCGCTGCGTACGGTCCGGCGGACCAACGAGGAGAGCCCGGCCACGTGA